In Helianthus annuus cultivar XRQ/B chromosome 8, HanXRQr2.0-SUNRISE, whole genome shotgun sequence, a single genomic region encodes these proteins:
- the LOC110870200 gene encoding uncharacterized protein LOC110870200 yields the protein MADVAPWGHGGDGAGDPPLPPGGFRGTHETDAVPPKRVRGKEKKRETKASGKSGGGGGGAVSLTFDRQVTYTPVGKTRDMFSREAGLYMWRSIPFDKIGWDNVEQHYKDALMNHLRENFNFDEVERDIEAKNLTGGIRAVLMKRYSDRKYDAKKLFKSKGGYDDLESARAFHPKDMPYDNWLRTIEGFREEKYIKRSKANTLVREKQQFPYRGGTSSYGSTAYKNDMDWVPTYAKTHTDNQGNWVDPVAEQNYRNIQHATSEWSGEGPPIAPYQEALGERRGWYRGMGPKPSSNTSSHSSSNMSSSQARTQEPFSEDFVNSLFQTPSFLNQLNNYLASQGKGKGKSKDYDSDNLFDNESDDEPDDNDDDE from the exons ATGGCTGATGTGGCCCCCTGGGGACATGGGGGTGACGGCGCTGGTGATCCACCGCTTCCTCCTGGTGGATTTCGTGGCACACACGAGACGGACG CGGTTCCCCCGAAGAGGGTTAGGGGGAAAGAAAAAAAACGAGAAACTAAGGCGTCTGGTAaaagcgggggggggggggggggggctgtaTCGCTTACGTTTGACAGGCAGGTGACGTATACCCCTGTTGGTAAAACAAGGGATATGTTTTCACGGGAGGCCGGCCTGTATATGTGGCGGTCCATCCCCTTCGATAAAATTGGATGGGATAACGTTGAACAACATTACAAGGATGCCCTCATGAACCACTTACGG gaaaatttcaattttgatgAAGTGGAACGTGATATAGAGGCCAAAAACTTGACGGGTGGCATTAGGGCTGTGCTTATGAAGCGGTACTCTGACCGCAAGTACGATGCTAAAAAATTATTTAAGAGCAAGGGAGGTTACGATGATCTTGAGAGTGCAAGGGCATTCCATCCCAAGGATATGCCCTATGATAACTGGTTGAGAACCATCGAAGGTTTCCGGgaagaaaaatatattaaaagaagcAAGGCCAACACACTAGTACGCGAGAAACAACAATTCCCATACCGTGGGGGGACATCTTCGTACGGTAGCACCGCctataaaaat GATATGGATTGGGTACCTACGTATGCTAAAACCCACACGGACAATCAAGGGAATTGGGTTGATCCGGTTGCTGAACAAAATTAC CGGAACATACAACATGCCACTAGTGAATGGAGCGGTGAGGGTCCGCCAATTGCCCCGTATCAGGAAGCGTTGGGTGAGCGGCGAGGATGGTACCGCGGGATGGGGCCTAAACCTTCTTCCAACACGTCCTCGCACTCGTCATCTAACATGTCGTCTTCGCAAGCTCGGACGCAAGAACCCTTTTCCGAG GATTTTGTTAACAGCTTGTTCCAAACCCCGTCATTTTTGAACCAACTTAACAACTATCTTGCTtcacaaggaaaaggaaaaggaaagtcaAAAGACTACGATTCTGACAACTTATTCGATAATGAATCCGACGATGAACCCGACGATAACGATGACGATGAGTGA
- the LOC110870199 gene encoding uncharacterized protein LOC110870199, translating to MPEGNKIPPSYYVAKKTFKKIGLAYEMIDVCTNDCALFWKENESLQNCPVCNESRWVVKDTKGTKVARKVLRYFPLTPRLRRLYCSRHTTKDMIWHSTGRSEDGTMRHPVDGSAWQDFDKKYPNFAMEPRNIRLGLAADGFNPFNNGSGSSTHSTWPVILTTYNLPPWLCMRESTFMLTLLIPGPKSPGKDMDVFLRPLVDELKQLWQTGVRTKDAATNTYFTMKAALLWTINDFPARSSLSGWSGQGYMACPTCNQDTPSIRVTGKCAYVGHRRFLDANHPWRTSLDFNGRPETRDPPRQFSPADIEAQLGRLINRLPGKHPDFRGRRITRSDFELNWSKRSIFFDLEYWSSLQLKHNLDVMHIEKNVCDSLLGTLLMNDKSKDTPNARSDLEKLNIRPSQWLKQSGGKFLSSHPKYSFKSDDRKLFCQFIKNVKLPDGFGSNISKRVTDNNANITGLKSHDCHILMQRLIPIGVRGLLTKDASTPIVDLCMFFKQLCSRTLSVDDMKKAKDDIVTILCKLEMIYPPAFFDIMVHLLVHLPDEAIAGGPVAFRWMYPFERYMKKLKNYVKNPARPEGCIAECYVFEEALTFCSMYLKDVQTKFNRPDRNDDVVVEKRKLWVFESKCRYVGARKEKYLSFIEKSKMEWFVLENCAEVREYMNEFKHTHPHDDLKTKFPGWFLHKVHSMKTQNSPEFHPELYALSICAKMTAYTYTACIVNGVRFKTLERDAKCATQNSGVEVVGENGVKFYGQLEEIIELRYTNDYSTVLFRCKWFDTQRGVNHDNNITSISTEHEWDKDDQLIFASQAKQVFFIQETSRNQKNKHRWVVENVNHRRIWDWPLSDDRVNKVQNVGKRLEDSDVVNNNSSSDCPLVIDLTQYFQIGSSHVTAGEPSIEVDPPTATVDEVFEVETDSDEVEADYDEDDPDYVESD from the exons ATGCCAGAAGGCAACAAGATTCCCCCTTCGTATTATGTAGCTAAGAAGACATTTAAGAAGATTGGTTTGGCATATGAGATGATAGATGTGTGCACAAATGATTGTGCTCTCTTTTGGAAAGAAAACGAGTCCTTGCAAAATTGTCCCGTTTGTAATGAGAGTCGATGGGTCGTTAAAGACACAAAAGGCACGAAGGTGGCTCGTAAGGTGTTACGATACTTTCCTTTGACGCCTAGACTACGACGTTTGTATTGTTCAAGGCACACAACGAAAGATATGATATGGCATAGTACCGGACGATCTGAAGATGGGACTATGCGTCATCCAGTTGATGGATCTGCATGGCAAGACTTTGATAAAAAGTACCCAAACTTCGCGATGGAGCCACGAAATATTCGCTTAGGGCTTGCAGCTGACGGTTTTAATCCCTTTAACAACGGTAGTGGATCCTCGACTCATAGCACGTGGCCGGTTATACTCACCACATATAATCTGCCTCCCTGGCTATGCATGCGAGAGTCCACATTCATGTTGACCTTGTTGATTCCTGGCCCTAAATCACCGGGGAAAGACATGGACGTTTTCCTTAGACCGTTAGTGGATGAGCTTAAGCAATTGTGGCAGACAGGTGTACGTACTAAAGACGCAGCAACAAACACATACTTCACAATGAAGGCGGCGTTGTTATGGACCATAAATGACTTTCCAGCCCGTAGTAGCCTATCAGGTTGGAGCGGACAAGGCTACATGGCATGCCCAACTTGTAACCAAGACACTCCTTCAATACGTGTAACTGGTAAATGTGCTTATGTTGGTCATCGCCGGTTCTTAGATGCCAACCATCCTTGGAGAACAAGTCTCGACTTTAACGGGAGACCCGAGACACGAGACCCTCCGAGACAGTTTAGCCCAGCTGACATAGAAGCTCAACTAGGTCGTTTAATTAATCGTCTACCAGGCAAGCATCCAGATTTTCGAGGTAGGAGGATAACCCGGTCAGATTTCGAGTTGAACTGGTCCAAAAGAAGCATATTTTTTGACCTTGAGTATTGGTCTTCTCTGCAGCTGAAACATAACTTAGATGTAATGCATATAGAGAAAAATGTGTGCGACAGCTTGCTCGGTACTCTTCTGATGAACGATAAGAGCAAAGACACGCCAAATGCGCGGTCCGACTTGGAAAAACTAAACATTCGGCCGTCACAATGGCTGAAACAATCGGGTGGCAAGTTCTTAAGTTCCCACCCAAAGTACTCATTCAAGTCCGATGATCGAAAACTTTTTTGTCAgtttataaaaaatgttaaattaCCAGATGGGTTTGGATCTAATATCAGTAAGAGGGTGACAGATAACAATGCTAACATTACCGGGTTGAAATCTCATgactgtcatatcctcatgcaaCGTTTGATACCGATTGGGGTTAGAGGGCTTTTGACTAAAGATGCATCTACACCAATAGTAGACCTTTGTATGTTCTTTAAGCAACTTTGCTCTAGAACACTATCGGTGGATGATATGAAGAAAGCAAAGGATGACATTGTTACCATCTTATGCAAGTTAGAGATGATCTATCCACCTGCGTTTTTTGACATTATGGTTCATTTACTTGTGCATTTACCTGATGAAGCGATTGCGGGTGGTCCAGTAGCTTTTAGATGGATGTATCCATTTGAAAGGTACATGAAAAAACTAAAGAACTATGTTAAAAACCCGGCAAGGCCTGAAGGTTGTATAGCTGAATGTTATGTGTTTGAAGAAGCTTTAACATTTTGTTCAATGTACCTTAAAGATGTTCAGACTAAGTTCAATCGCCCAGATAGAAACGATGATGTCGTTGTTGAAAAAAGAAAGTTATGGGTGTTTGAGTCCAAATGTCGTTATGTTGGCGCAAGAAAGGAGAAATATCTATCATTCATCGAAAAAAGCAAGATGGAATGGTTTGTCCTCGAAAACTGCGCAGAAGTTAGGGAGTACATGAA TGAATTCAAACATACACATCCCCATGATGATCTTAAAACCAAATTTCCGGGATGGTTTCTCCATAag GTCCATTCGATGAAAACACAAAATTCTCCAGAATTCCACCCGGAGTTGTATGCTCTTTCAATTTGTGCGAAAATGACTGCTTACACTTACACTGCTTGCATAGTCAACGGTGTTAGGTTTAAGACACTTGAACGTGATGCAAAATGCGCAACGCAAAACTCTGGGGTGGAAGTGGTTGGAGAGAACGGTGTGAAATTTTATGGCCAATTAGAAGAAATTATTGAGTTGCGTTATACAAATGATTATTCCACTGTCCTATTTCGGTGCAAGTGGTTTGATACTCAAAGGGGTGTAAACCATGACAATAATATCACCAGTATAAGCACTGAACATGAATGGGACAAAGACGATCAACTCATATTTGCTTCGCAAGCCAAACAAGTGTTCTTCATCCAAGAAACGTCtcgaaaccaaaaaaataaacatagGTGGGTAGTCGAAAATGTTAATCATCGAAGAATTTGGGATTGGCCATTAAGTGATGACCGCGTCAATAAGGTTCAAAATGTTGGCAAACGCTTAGAAGATAGTGACGTTGTTAACAACAACTCTTCATCTGACTGTCCACTTGTCATTGACTTGACCCAATACTTTCAAATTGGATCTTCTCATGTTACTGCGGGTGAGCCTTCAATTGAAGTTGATCCCCCAACGGCCACCGTCGATGAAGTGTTTGAAGTCGAGACTGATTCTGATGAGGTCGAGGCTGATTATGATGAGGATGATCCCGATTATGTGGAGTCTGACTAA